A single Pseudoxanthomonas sp. DNA region contains:
- the pdxH gene encoding pyridoxamine 5'-phosphate oxidase, protein MTDLYAEALSTFATLFGEAKAAGTEVEPNAMTLATATRDGRPSARTVLLKAYDERGFVFYTHTHSQKGRELHDNPRAALLFLWRSLREAGIQVRVEGAVAPVTDAEADAYFASRPRQSQLGAWASIQSETLDSREAFDMRVAEVEARFAGRDVPRPDGWSGYRVAPEAIEFWYGAQFRLHERWRYECDSAGAWSKRMLFP, encoded by the coding sequence ATGACCGACCTGTACGCCGAAGCTCTGTCCACGTTCGCCACGCTGTTCGGCGAAGCGAAGGCCGCGGGCACTGAAGTCGAACCGAATGCGATGACCCTGGCCACCGCCACGCGCGACGGCCGTCCTTCCGCACGCACCGTGCTGCTGAAGGCCTACGACGAGCGCGGCTTCGTGTTCTACACGCATACGCACAGCCAGAAGGGGCGCGAACTGCACGACAATCCGCGCGCGGCGTTGCTGTTCCTGTGGCGCAGCCTGCGCGAAGCCGGCATCCAGGTGCGGGTGGAGGGCGCCGTCGCGCCGGTCACGGACGCCGAAGCCGATGCCTACTTCGCCTCACGCCCGCGGCAGAGCCAGCTCGGCGCCTGGGCGTCGATCCAGTCGGAGACGCTGGATTCGCGCGAGGCGTTCGACATGCGCGTGGCCGAGGTGGAAGCGCGTTTCGCCGGGCGCGACGTGCCGCGTCCCGACGGCTGGAGCGGCTACCGCGTGGCGCCGGAGGCGATCGAGTTCTGGTACGGCGCGCAGTTCCGCCTGCACGAGCGCTGGCGTTACGAGTGCGACAGCGCCGGCGCATGGAGCAAGCGGATGCTGTTCCCTTGA
- the aac(6') gene encoding aminoglycoside 6'-N-acetyltransferase encodes MEQADAVPLSPRIRTASAADIDAWAAMRLALWPDADLAELRAEARAWDADTGIALIAVDDEGRAIGMAEASLRHDYVNGTETSPVGFLEAWYVDVSHRGRGVGRALIAAVEDWTRAQGCSELASDALLDNTASHAAHAACGFEETERVVYFRKVLGA; translated from the coding sequence ATGGAGCAAGCGGATGCTGTTCCCTTGAGCCCTCGCATACGAACCGCATCCGCGGCCGACATCGATGCGTGGGCCGCGATGCGCTTGGCGCTCTGGCCCGATGCGGACCTCGCCGAACTCCGGGCCGAGGCCCGGGCCTGGGATGCCGACACCGGCATCGCACTGATCGCCGTCGATGATGAAGGCCGCGCGATCGGGATGGCCGAAGCCAGCCTGCGCCACGATTACGTCAACGGCACCGAGACGTCTCCGGTCGGCTTCCTCGAAGCCTGGTATGTGGACGTTTCCCACCGCGGTCGCGGCGTCGGACGCGCGCTGATCGCGGCGGTCGAGGACTGGACGCGCGCGCAGGGGTGCAGCGAGCTGGCATCCGACGCTCTGCTTGACAATACGGCCAGCCATGCCGCACACGCGGCGTGTGGCTTCGAGGAAACCGAGCGCGTGGTGTATTTCCGCAAGGTGCTGGGCGCATGA